A part of Pirellulales bacterium genomic DNA contains:
- a CDS encoding metal-sulfur cluster assembly factor, which yields MSINEDTVREALKQVIDPELFVNIVDLGLIYVVNTAEVEGCTNVEVEMTMTSPACPAGPQLLAGAKDAIGKLEGVGEVNIKLVMSPPWGPERMSEDARDQLGIF from the coding sequence ATGAGCATCAATGAAGACACGGTGCGCGAAGCACTCAAGCAGGTGATCGATCCCGAGTTGTTCGTGAACATCGTCGATCTCGGTTTGATTTATGTGGTCAACACGGCTGAGGTCGAAGGATGCACCAACGTCGAGGTCGAGATGACCATGACCAGTCCGGCCTGCCCCGCGGGACCTCAGTTGCTAGCCGGAGCCAAGGACGCCATCGGCAAGCTCGAGGGAGTCGGCGAGGTGAACATCAAGCTGGTGATGTCGCCGCCCTGGGGACCCGAGCGGATGAGCGAAGACGCCCGGGAC
- a CDS encoding non-heme iron oxygenase ferredoxin subunit: MAEFVRVARTAEIPDPGRQVFEIDQRLVAVFHVSGQVYALDDVCTHDGGPLAEGELEDHEISCPRHGARFDIRDGRALCLPATRPTKVHEAKIVGDEIFVRLLDE, translated from the coding sequence ATGGCGGAATTCGTACGTGTGGCCCGTACCGCTGAGATTCCCGACCCTGGGCGCCAGGTGTTCGAGATCGACCAGCGCCTCGTGGCAGTGTTTCACGTGAGCGGTCAGGTCTATGCGCTGGACGACGTGTGTACGCACGACGGCGGACCTTTGGCCGAGGGCGAATTGGAAGATCACGAGATCAGTTGTCCCCGCCACGGCGCCCGGTTCGATATTCGCGACGGTCGGGCCTTGTGCCTGCCGGCCACGCGTCCGACCAAGGTGCACGAGGCCAAGATCGTCGGCGACGAGATTTTTGTCCGGCTGCTAGATGAGTGA
- the sufD gene encoding Fe-S cluster assembly protein SufD has translation MATVTRAGFVQDAFDAFLARRDEPDWLRELRRQSWERFLVTPLPTTSLEEWRRTDIRALKLDRFGLPGEALATAELPPALLTELPAALLTAGVELAGQTVALDSQTQDVHDGQLEPELRRQGVLFGSLDRLLVEHEAVLRPHFLSVVDPTHDKFAALHGAAWSGGSVLYVPRGVKIERPLHMFSALRAGAADFGHTLVVLEEGAEATVLGETAGGGDSGLHCGAIELVVGPGASLRYVNLQNWSNGVWHFAHQRAVVQRHAQLQWTIGALGSRLAKVNQHVALTGAGSRAQVNGVMFTEGRQHLSYHTLQHHQCEQGTSDLLYKGALQDQSRVVWRGMIKVDPAAQKTNAYQRNDNLMLSESSRADSIPGLEIEADDVICTHGATAGRVDDEQVFYTRCRGLTRNEAVRTIVAGFFQQVFDRITIASVREALGEAIGRRIREFN, from the coding sequence ATGGCTACCGTGACGCGTGCCGGTTTCGTTCAGGACGCCTTCGACGCGTTTCTCGCCCGCCGAGATGAGCCCGACTGGCTGCGCGAGTTGCGTCGGCAATCGTGGGAGCGATTTCTCGTCACGCCGCTGCCGACCACTTCGCTCGAGGAGTGGCGCCGGACCGATATTCGCGCGCTGAAGCTCGATCGTTTCGGCCTGCCCGGCGAAGCCTTGGCGACGGCCGAGTTGCCGCCGGCCCTGTTGACCGAGTTGCCGGCGGCCTTGTTGACTGCGGGCGTCGAACTGGCCGGGCAAACGGTTGCTCTCGACAGTCAGACGCAAGATGTTCACGACGGTCAGCTCGAACCCGAACTGCGCCGACAAGGCGTGTTGTTCGGTAGTCTCGACCGGCTGCTCGTCGAGCACGAGGCGGTGTTGCGGCCTCACTTCCTGTCGGTGGTCGATCCGACGCACGACAAGTTCGCGGCGCTGCATGGTGCGGCGTGGTCGGGCGGCAGCGTGCTCTACGTGCCGCGCGGCGTGAAGATCGAGCGGCCCTTACACATGTTCTCGGCCTTGCGCGCCGGCGCGGCCGATTTCGGCCATACGCTCGTGGTGCTCGAGGAAGGCGCCGAAGCGACCGTCCTCGGCGAAACTGCCGGCGGCGGCGACAGCGGACTGCACTGCGGGGCGATCGAGCTGGTCGTCGGGCCCGGCGCCTCGCTGCGCTACGTGAACTTGCAGAACTGGTCGAACGGCGTCTGGCATTTTGCCCATCAACGCGCGGTGGTCCAGCGCCACGCGCAGTTGCAATGGACAATTGGCGCCCTGGGCAGCCGGCTGGCCAAGGTGAATCAACACGTCGCGTTGACCGGCGCAGGCAGCCGCGCGCAAGTGAACGGCGTGATGTTTACCGAAGGGCGCCAACACCTGTCCTATCACACGCTGCAGCACCACCAGTGCGAACAAGGCACCAGTGACCTGTTGTACAAGGGCGCCTTGCAGGACCAGTCGCGCGTCGTGTGGCGCGGCATGATCAAGGTCGATCCGGCGGCGCAGAAGACCAATGCCTATCAGCGCAACGACAACCTGATGTTGTCCGAGTCCTCGCGAGCGGATTCGATCCCAGGCCTGGAAATCGAGGCCGATGACGTGATTTGCACGCATGGCGCCACGGCTGGCCGCGTCGACGACGAGCAGGTCTTTTACACCCGCTGTCGCGGCCTGACCCGCAACGAAGCCGTCCGGACGATCGTCGCCGGGTTCTTTCAACAAGTGTTCGACCGCATTACGATCGCCAGCGTGCGCGAGGCGCTTGGCGAGGCGATCGGGCGGCGGATACGCGAATTCAACTGA
- the sufB gene encoding Fe-S cluster assembly protein SufB, which translates to MATDTKEQFAVGVGEINKYDFRNEEKYIFKSRKGLDAEIVNQISDMKNEPDWMRQFRLRSLETFLAKPLPRWGGNIDLDFQDIYYYIKPSDRQGRSWDEVPDEIKRTFDKLGIPEAEKKFLAGVKAQYESEVVYGSLREELSGQGVIFTDTDTAVREYPDLVREYFSKVIPSSDNKFAALNSAVWSGGSFIYVPKGVKIEFPLQAYFRINAENMGQFERTLIIVDEGAQVHYVEGCTAPMYSTESLHSAVVEIIVKKHARCRYTTIQNWANNIYNLVTKRAVAYEGAVMEWIDGNLGSRLTMKYPAVYMVEPGARGEILSIAFASSGQHQDAGAKVVHAAPHTSSRIVSKSISKNGGRASYRGLVKVDSGARKAKSSVVCDALILDDRSRSDTYPYIEVDEQDVTIGHEASVSRIGEEQLFYLTSRGLSEAEASTMIVNGFIEPLVKELPMEYAVEMNRLIELQMEGSVG; encoded by the coding sequence ATGGCCACGGACACCAAGGAACAGTTCGCAGTCGGCGTCGGCGAAATCAATAAGTACGATTTCCGCAACGAAGAGAAGTACATCTTCAAGAGCCGCAAGGGGCTCGATGCCGAAATCGTCAACCAGATTTCCGACATGAAGAACGAGCCGGACTGGATGCGCCAATTCCGGCTGCGCAGCCTGGAGACCTTCCTGGCGAAACCATTGCCGCGCTGGGGCGGGAACATCGACCTCGACTTCCAGGACATCTATTACTACATCAAGCCGTCCGATCGCCAGGGCCGCAGCTGGGACGAAGTGCCCGACGAGATCAAGCGGACGTTCGACAAGCTGGGCATTCCAGAAGCCGAGAAGAAATTCCTCGCCGGGGTCAAGGCGCAGTACGAGAGCGAAGTCGTCTATGGCTCGCTCCGCGAAGAACTCTCCGGCCAGGGGGTGATCTTTACCGACACCGACACGGCCGTGCGCGAATATCCCGACCTGGTCCGGGAGTATTTCAGCAAAGTCATCCCTTCGAGCGACAACAAATTCGCCGCGCTGAATTCGGCCGTCTGGTCCGGCGGGTCGTTCATCTACGTTCCCAAGGGTGTGAAGATCGAATTCCCGCTGCAGGCCTACTTCCGCATCAACGCGGAAAACATGGGCCAGTTCGAGCGGACGCTGATCATCGTCGACGAGGGTGCCCAGGTGCACTACGTCGAAGGCTGCACGGCGCCGATGTACAGCACCGAAAGCCTGCATTCGGCCGTGGTCGAGATCATCGTCAAGAAGCACGCCCGCTGCCGCTACACGACGATTCAGAACTGGGCCAACAACATCTACAACCTGGTGACCAAACGGGCCGTGGCCTACGAAGGCGCGGTCATGGAGTGGATCGACGGCAATCTCGGCAGCCGGCTGACGATGAAATACCCGGCCGTCTATATGGTCGAGCCCGGCGCCCGCGGCGAGATTCTTTCGATCGCGTTCGCCTCTTCGGGCCAGCATCAGGACGCCGGGGCCAAGGTCGTGCACGCCGCGCCGCACACCTCCAGCCGCATCGTCTCGAAGTCGATCTCGAAGAACGGCGGCCGGGCGAGCTATCGCGGGCTGGTCAAGGTCGACTCGGGCGCCCGCAAGGCCAAGAGCAGCGTGGTGTGCGACGCGTTGATTCTCGACGACCGCAGCCGGAGCGACACGTACCCCTACATCGAAGTCGACGAGCAGGACGTGACGATCGGCCACGAGGCGAGCGTCTCGCGGATCGGCGAAGAGCAGTTGTTCTACCTGACCAGCCGCGGCCTGTCCGAGGCCGAAGCGAGCACGATGATCGTCAACGGCTTTATCGAGCCGCTGGTCAAGGAACTGCCGATGGAATACGCGGTCGAAATGAACCGCTTGATCGAGCTGCAGATGGAAGGCTCGGTCGGTTAA
- the sufC gene encoding Fe-S cluster assembly ATPase SufC translates to MSEAAKETLKIEGLHVSVEGKEILRGVDLEIRRGETHALMGPNGSGKSTLGFAIMGHPNYEVTAGSITLNGQDLLAMEPNERARAGLFLAFQRPMAIPGVKLADFLRHATTNVRNPARKEGEDLIPMREFRKELKSKMEQLRMDPDFARRYVNDGFSGGEMKRAEILQMAMLRPKFAVLDETDSGLDVDAVRLASQSIAEIGGKDMGILIITHHDKLLEHNRPDYTHVMMGGRIVETGGPELAEELHERGYDRIRAKYPEAAAAEVVLARDAAATA, encoded by the coding sequence ATGAGCGAAGCAGCCAAGGAAACCCTGAAAATCGAAGGCCTGCACGTCAGCGTCGAGGGGAAGGAGATTCTCCGCGGCGTGGACCTGGAGATCCGTCGCGGCGAGACCCACGCGTTGATGGGCCCCAACGGCTCGGGGAAGAGCACGCTCGGGTTCGCCATCATGGGCCACCCAAATTACGAAGTCACCGCTGGTTCGATCACGCTCAACGGCCAGGACCTGTTGGCGATGGAGCCCAACGAACGCGCGCGGGCCGGCTTGTTTCTGGCCTTTCAGCGGCCGATGGCGATTCCCGGCGTCAAGCTGGCCGACTTCCTGCGGCACGCCACGACCAACGTGCGCAACCCGGCACGCAAGGAAGGCGAAGACCTGATCCCGATGCGTGAATTCCGCAAGGAGCTCAAGAGCAAGATGGAGCAACTGCGGATGGATCCTGACTTTGCCCGCCGGTACGTGAACGACGGTTTCTCCGGCGGCGAAATGAAGCGGGCCGAGATTCTGCAGATGGCCATGCTGCGGCCGAAGTTCGCCGTGCTCGACGAGACCGACAGCGGGCTCGACGTGGACGCGGTGCGGCTGGCCAGCCAGAGCATTGCGGAGATCGGCGGCAAAGACATGGGCATCCTGATCATCACGCACCACGACAAACTGCTCGAGCACAATCGGCCCGACTACACCCACGTGATGATGGGCGGGCGGATCGTCGAAACGGGCGGCCCGGAACTCGCCGAAGAATTGCACGAACGAGGCTATGACCGGATTCGGGCCAAGTATCCCGAAGCGGCCGCGGCCGAGGTCGTGTTGGCGCGCGACGCAGCGGCCACGGCTTGA
- a CDS encoding MarR family transcriptional regulator: protein MSTIHETSDSTVIDLLRKEGALGVSDLAAALDVTATAVRQRLMRLMSQGLVERESSAKAGRGRPSHRYRLTEKARRRAGTNFADLAMVLWHELGVDQEPAARALLMRRVAKALATHYLKEVQGASSEERMQAISTLFGHRDVPFTVDRANGLPVLRAHDCPYPDLADQDRTICELERLVFSELLAAGVELSQCRLDGQPCCQFEPRLS from the coding sequence ATGAGCACGATCCACGAAACATCCGACTCGACCGTGATCGACCTCCTGCGCAAGGAAGGTGCGCTGGGTGTCAGCGACCTGGCCGCTGCGCTGGATGTCACGGCGACGGCGGTCCGGCAACGGTTGATGCGGCTCATGAGCCAAGGGCTGGTCGAGCGCGAATCGAGCGCGAAGGCGGGGCGCGGCCGGCCGAGCCATCGCTACCGCCTGACGGAGAAGGCCCGGCGCCGCGCCGGGACCAACTTTGCCGACCTGGCCATGGTGCTCTGGCACGAGTTGGGAGTCGACCAGGAACCCGCCGCGCGGGCATTGCTGATGCGCAGGGTGGCCAAGGCGCTGGCGACCCATTATTTGAAGGAAGTGCAAGGAGCCAGCTCGGAAGAGCGCATGCAGGCCATTAGCACGTTGTTCGGCCACCGCGATGTGCCGTTCACCGTTGACCGGGCAAACGGCCTGCCGGTGCTCAGGGCGCACGACTGCCCTTATCCCGATCTGGCGGACCAGGATCGCACGATTTGCGAGTTGGAACGGTTGGTCTTCAGCGAGCTGTTGGCGGCGGGCGTCGAGCTGTCGCAATGCCGTCTCGACGGTCAGCCGTGCTGCCAATTTGAACCCCGATTGAGTTGA
- a CDS encoding alanine:cation symporter family protein — translation MTTVDRAFGDWVVTPLTDVITFDLGRLLPFKVPGKLPFIVIWLFAAAIFFTVFMRFVAVWGFPHALRLLRGDYDDPDNPGEVTHFQALASALSATVGLGNIAGVAFAVSIGGPGAVFWMVMAGLFGMSSKFTECTLGQLYRQVATDGTISGGPMHYLRLGLGELGLARLGAVLAVMFAVMCIGGSFGGGCAFQANQSASTLLAVIQLDTTRRVEEIDRSLATQPANAETLQAERAELQASLDRFAELYKPVYGLLMATLVGVVIIGGIRRIAATAEKIVPLMCALYILAALSILGMNFARLDDAAWAILTGAFNPGSVYGGLLGAFVTGVQRASFSNEAGVGSASIAHAAAKTQEPLSEGFVALLEPFIDTVVVCTMTGLVIVVTGVYSDPTLAGRDGATLTTAAFERSQPWFPYLLAAAVFLFAYSTMISWSYYGERCWSLLFGQHRALAFRVLFLGFVFFGSIATATNILAFSDMMILSMAFPNVIGCVLLSGKVRAAMLDYWHRLHTGQLHNRRMH, via the coding sequence ATGACGACGGTCGACCGGGCGTTTGGCGATTGGGTCGTGACGCCGCTCACCGACGTTATCACCTTCGATCTGGGCCGGCTGTTGCCCTTCAAGGTGCCGGGCAAGCTGCCGTTCATCGTGATCTGGCTGTTTGCCGCGGCAATCTTCTTTACCGTCTTCATGCGGTTCGTCGCCGTATGGGGATTTCCGCATGCCCTGCGGCTATTGCGCGGCGACTATGACGATCCCGACAACCCCGGCGAGGTAACGCACTTTCAGGCGCTGGCCTCTGCGCTGTCGGCCACGGTCGGGCTGGGAAACATCGCCGGCGTGGCGTTTGCCGTCAGCATCGGCGGGCCGGGCGCGGTGTTCTGGATGGTGATGGCGGGTTTGTTCGGCATGTCCAGCAAATTCACCGAATGCACTCTCGGCCAGCTGTACCGCCAGGTCGCTACCGACGGCACGATCTCGGGCGGACCGATGCATTACCTGCGCCTGGGTCTCGGCGAACTGGGACTCGCACGGTTGGGCGCCGTGCTGGCCGTGATGTTTGCGGTGATGTGCATCGGCGGGTCGTTCGGCGGCGGCTGCGCGTTTCAGGCGAACCAATCGGCCAGCACCCTGCTGGCCGTCATCCAGCTCGACACGACGCGCCGCGTCGAGGAGATCGACCGCTCGCTGGCAACTCAACCGGCCAACGCCGAAACGTTGCAAGCCGAGCGCGCCGAGCTGCAGGCCTCGCTGGATCGGTTTGCCGAGCTTTATAAGCCGGTCTACGGTCTGCTGATGGCAACGCTGGTGGGCGTCGTCATCATCGGCGGGATTCGCCGGATCGCCGCCACGGCAGAAAAAATCGTGCCGCTCATGTGCGCGCTGTACATCCTCGCGGCGCTGTCGATCTTGGGGATGAACTTCGCGCGGCTCGACGATGCGGCCTGGGCCATCTTGACGGGCGCCTTCAACCCGGGATCGGTCTACGGCGGGCTGCTCGGGGCCTTTGTCACCGGCGTGCAGCGGGCCAGTTTTTCGAACGAGGCGGGCGTCGGCTCGGCCTCGATCGCGCATGCCGCGGCCAAAACCCAGGAACCGCTCAGCGAAGGCTTCGTGGCCTTGCTCGAGCCGTTCATCGACACCGTCGTCGTGTGCACGATGACGGGTCTGGTGATCGTCGTCACGGGGGTCTACAGCGACCCGACGCTGGCCGGTCGCGACGGGGCCACGCTGACCACGGCGGCCTTCGAGCGGTCGCAGCCTTGGTTCCCTTACTTATTGGCGGCCGCCGTCTTCCTGTTCGCCTATTCGACGATGATTTCCTGGTCGTATTACGGCGAACGTTGCTGGTCGCTGCTGTTCGGGCAGCACCGGGCCCTGGCGTTTCGCGTGCTGTTCCTCGGGTTCGTGTTTTTCGGCTCGATCGCCACGGCCACGAACATCCTGGCTTTCAGCGATATGATGATTCTGTCGATGGCCTTTCCGAACGTCATCGGTTGCGTGTTGTTGAGCGGGAAAGTGCGCGCGGCGATGCTCGATTACTGGCACCGCCTGCATACCGGTCAGCTTCACAACCGCCGCATGCACTAA
- a CDS encoding universal stress protein: MPWLPKKKVVVPVDFSAESFTAVDAALELVARPSDLHVLHVLPSLEPAEPGVIWNTIDNDSRRRHVLTALGERLADAKYAGCVRDIEFGDAGRQVAEYAERIGAELIVLPSHGRTGLSRLLIGSTAERVVRLAHCPVLVLRGPAG; the protein is encoded by the coding sequence GTGCCCTGGCTTCCGAAGAAAAAAGTCGTTGTGCCGGTCGACTTCTCTGCCGAATCGTTTACCGCCGTCGATGCCGCACTGGAGCTGGTGGCCCGGCCGTCTGACCTGCACGTGCTGCACGTCTTGCCGTCGCTCGAACCGGCAGAGCCGGGCGTGATCTGGAACACCATCGACAACGACAGCCGGCGCAGACATGTACTGACCGCCCTGGGCGAGCGGCTGGCCGACGCGAAATATGCCGGCTGCGTGCGGGACATCGAATTCGGCGACGCCGGCCGCCAGGTGGCCGAATACGCCGAACGCATCGGGGCCGAGCTGATCGTGTTGCCGTCGCATGGCCGCACGGGTCTGAGCCGGCTGCTCATCGGTTCCACGGCCGAGCGCGTCGTCCGGCTGGCGCATTGCCCGGTGTTGGTGCTGCGCGGCCCGGCCGGCTAA